A DNA window from Labilithrix sp. contains the following coding sequences:
- a CDS encoding acyl-CoA dehydrogenase family protein: MAFFQSPPELGNTYISDDVLRRYLRNAMPPDVLAQIEPELLAMGELSGGELFRESIATGREEPKLNQWNAWGRRVDEIELTPLWQKAQRITAEKGVVATAYERKTGAWSRVHQFALVYLIEPSWHVYSCPLAMTDGAAKTLMVSKNQALIDRALPRLTSRDPKTSWTSGQWMTERTGGSDVAICETIAKPLPEAGAYALSGTKWFSSATTSQMALTLGRPEGNPPGGSGLALFYLEVRNPDGTMNGISVNRLKDKLGTRMVPTAELTLDGARAVAVRGLDSGIKNITPMLHVTRTWNAVCAVAGMRRGLMLAKDYARRRVAFGATLDQKPLHLDTLATIEAEAQGGMLIAFRAVELLGKEEVGELTEEDAALLRILNPIVKLVTAKQAVLVASETLEAFGGAGYIEDTGFPRLLRDAQVLPIWEGTTNVLSLDLLRVLAKGGSIEPIAREVHACIEGADASLKEPAEAAVKAVEHAGAWLMRTLEAGGPAAVEAGARRLALTLGRAMELALLVREATRSKKHGDHDKAAAAARRYWRSGVDLILDASLDADARALFA; encoded by the coding sequence ATGGCGTTTTTTCAGAGTCCCCCCGAGCTCGGAAACACCTACATCAGCGACGATGTGCTTCGTCGCTACTTGCGGAACGCCATGCCGCCGGACGTCCTCGCGCAGATCGAGCCGGAGCTGCTCGCGATGGGGGAGCTCTCGGGCGGGGAGCTGTTCCGCGAGTCGATCGCGACGGGCCGCGAGGAGCCGAAGCTCAATCAATGGAACGCGTGGGGACGGCGCGTCGACGAGATCGAGCTGACGCCGCTCTGGCAGAAGGCGCAGCGCATCACGGCCGAGAAGGGCGTCGTCGCCACCGCGTACGAGCGGAAGACCGGCGCGTGGTCGCGCGTGCATCAGTTCGCGCTCGTGTACCTCATCGAGCCGTCGTGGCACGTCTACTCGTGCCCGCTCGCGATGACGGACGGCGCGGCGAAGACGCTCATGGTGTCGAAGAACCAGGCGCTCATCGATCGCGCGCTGCCGCGGCTCACGAGCCGCGATCCGAAGACGAGCTGGACGAGCGGGCAGTGGATGACGGAGCGCACCGGCGGCAGCGACGTGGCGATCTGCGAGACGATCGCGAAGCCGCTGCCCGAGGCGGGGGCGTACGCGCTCTCCGGCACGAAGTGGTTCTCGTCCGCGACGACGTCGCAGATGGCGCTGACGCTGGGGCGACCGGAGGGCAACCCGCCGGGCGGGAGCGGCCTCGCGCTCTTCTACCTCGAGGTTCGCAACCCCGACGGCACGATGAACGGCATCTCCGTCAACCGCCTGAAGGACAAGCTCGGCACGCGGATGGTGCCGACCGCGGAGCTCACGCTCGACGGCGCGCGCGCGGTCGCGGTGAGGGGCCTCGACTCGGGCATCAAGAACATCACGCCGATGCTCCACGTCACGCGCACGTGGAACGCGGTCTGCGCGGTCGCCGGCATGCGGCGCGGCCTCATGCTCGCGAAGGACTACGCGCGCCGCCGCGTCGCGTTCGGCGCGACGCTCGATCAGAAGCCGCTCCACCTCGACACCCTCGCGACGATCGAGGCGGAGGCGCAGGGCGGCATGTTGATCGCGTTCCGCGCCGTCGAGCTGCTCGGCAAGGAGGAGGTGGGCGAGCTCACCGAGGAGGACGCCGCGCTCCTCCGCATCCTCAACCCGATCGTGAAGCTCGTCACCGCGAAGCAGGCGGTCCTCGTCGCGAGCGAGACGCTCGAGGCCTTCGGCGGCGCGGGCTACATCGAGGACACGGGCTTCCCGCGCCTCCTCCGCGACGCGCAGGTGCTCCCGATCTGGGAGGGCACCACCAACGTGCTCTCGCTCGATCTCCTGCGCGTCCTCGCGAAGGGCGGGAGCATCGAGCCGATCGCCCGCGAGGTCCACGCCTGCATCGAGGGCGCGGACGCGTCGTTGAAGGAGCCGGCCGAGGCGGCGGTGAAGGCGGTCGAGCACGCGGGCGCGTGGCTGATGCGCACGCTCGAAGCGGGCGGCCCGGCCGCGGTCGAGGCCGGCGCGCGCCGCCTCGCGCTGACGCTAGGCCGCGCGATGGAGCTCGCGCTCCTCGTCCGCGAAGCGACGCGCTCGAAGAAGCACGGCGACCACGACAAGGCCGCCGCCGCCGCGCGCCGCTACTGGCGCAGCGGCGTCGACCTCATCCTCGACGCCTCCCTCGACGCCGACGCGCGCGCGCTCTTCGCGTAG
- a CDS encoding succinate dehydrogenase: MSSSAASTNRPIDWAFVRARLGSFLAVVPLGIWTANHLWNNLSAFRGADAWTQDVTTYSHPAAFFASSAIALLPLALHTVWGVGRLFSTRPNVVRFSYFSNVRYILQRLSAIGVLLFLGAHLWLATLHPRLTTGRPEPFSDISHEMHHHGPTLMVYVLGTLGVAYHLANGIGTFAMGWGVVSSRRGLKQVDYVVWFVFLSLLAMGWGAIYAIWDAGR; the protein is encoded by the coding sequence ATGTCGTCGTCCGCCGCGAGCACCAACCGTCCGATCGACTGGGCCTTCGTCCGCGCGCGGCTCGGCTCGTTCCTCGCCGTCGTGCCGCTCGGCATCTGGACCGCGAACCACCTCTGGAACAACCTCTCCGCCTTCCGCGGCGCGGACGCGTGGACGCAGGACGTCACCACCTACTCGCATCCGGCCGCGTTCTTCGCGTCGTCCGCGATCGCGCTCCTCCCCCTCGCGCTCCACACGGTCTGGGGCGTCGGGCGTCTCTTCTCGACGCGCCCGAACGTCGTGCGCTTCTCCTACTTCTCGAACGTCCGCTACATCCTCCAGCGCCTCTCCGCCATCGGCGTGCTCCTCTTCCTCGGCGCGCACCTCTGGCTCGCGACGCTGCACCCGCGCCTCACGACCGGCCGCCCCGAGCCCTTCAGCGACATCTCGCACGAGATGCATCACCACGGGCCGACCCTCATGGTCTACGTGCTCGGCACCCTCGGCGTCGCCTACCACCTCGCGAACGGCATCGGCACGTTCGCGATGGGCTGGGGCGTCGTGTCGAGCCGCCGCGGCCTGAAGCAGGTGGACTACGTCGTCTGGTTCGTGTTCCTCTCGCTCCTGGCGATGGGATGGGGCGCGATTTACGCGATCTGGGACGCAGGGCGTTAG
- a CDS encoding branched-chain amino acid ABC transporter permease, translating into MQGAMIALVSLGYTMVYGVLRLINFAHSEVFMMGAYFGLILLAVLMGTPHLVDGMLVRPGTLGFLGDHPVVAVMFATVLAMMAAAALGVVVERVAYRPLRHRGRGALARITPLVTALGTSVLLQNVAQLLFSPQVRPYPQVLASIPPIGGISSSRILILVVSIVVMVALELIVKRTWFGKAMRALSANEEAARLMGIRTSRVISMTFALGSGLAALGAVLFCLDQSQVYPTMGIIIGTRAFAAAVLGGIGSITGAMLGGLLIGVIGELVKLTDYSGGADVLVFAVLIGVLLARPAGLLGSTRAEKV; encoded by the coding sequence ATGCAGGGCGCGATGATCGCGCTCGTCTCGCTCGGCTACACGATGGTGTACGGCGTCCTCCGGCTCATCAACTTCGCGCACAGCGAGGTCTTCATGATGGGCGCCTACTTCGGGCTCATCCTGCTCGCGGTGCTGATGGGGACGCCGCACCTCGTCGACGGGATGCTCGTTCGCCCCGGGACGCTCGGCTTCCTCGGCGACCACCCGGTCGTCGCCGTGATGTTCGCGACGGTGCTCGCGATGATGGCGGCCGCGGCCCTCGGCGTCGTCGTCGAGCGCGTCGCGTACCGCCCGCTCCGCCATCGCGGCCGGGGCGCGCTCGCGCGGATCACGCCGCTCGTGACCGCGCTCGGGACGTCGGTGCTGCTCCAGAACGTCGCGCAGCTGCTCTTCAGCCCGCAGGTGCGGCCCTACCCGCAGGTCCTCGCGAGCATCCCGCCGATCGGCGGCATCTCGAGCTCGCGCATCCTCATCCTCGTCGTCTCGATCGTCGTGATGGTCGCGCTCGAGCTGATCGTGAAGCGCACGTGGTTCGGCAAGGCGATGCGCGCGCTCAGCGCGAACGAGGAGGCGGCGCGCTTGATGGGGATCCGCACGTCGCGCGTCATCTCGATGACGTTCGCGCTCGGCTCCGGGCTCGCCGCGCTCGGCGCGGTGCTCTTCTGCCTCGATCAGTCGCAGGTGTATCCGACGATGGGCATCATCATCGGCACGCGCGCGTTCGCGGCCGCGGTCCTCGGCGGCATCGGGAGCATCACCGGCGCGATGCTCGGCGGCCTCCTCATCGGCGTCATCGGCGAGCTCGTGAAGCTCACCGACTACTCCGGCGGCGCCGACGTCCTCGTCTTCGCCGTCCTCATCGGCGTGCTCCTCGCCCGCCCCGCCGGCCTCCTCGGCTCGACCCGCGCCGAGAAGGTCTGA
- a CDS encoding C39 family peptidase, with protein sequence MAASLWKGLVVGVFAAFALVGCATEVPDEDVDDGESVGTTDDELRSSPLDDKDMVEIPKPEGMPDAWKQPKSTGRFEQGGKCGPTALANMLRLHDIELSPEEADKAGVRWVVGTLQWQIDSYLKRNHRELGCRTSYPWNGAKALRNEIAAGRPVMVWYNTDGALTSHWVVAVGIRGSGSNEKVIVMSWGKYYEIPMKKLDDASKWVYGLRHPTVICSATTDNVVR encoded by the coding sequence ATGGCAGCTTCGCTCTGGAAGGGTCTCGTCGTTGGGGTGTTCGCGGCGTTCGCGCTGGTGGGGTGCGCGACGGAGGTTCCGGACGAAGACGTCGACGACGGCGAGTCGGTTGGGACGACCGACGACGAGCTGCGGAGCTCGCCGCTCGACGACAAAGACATGGTCGAGATCCCGAAGCCGGAGGGAATGCCCGACGCCTGGAAACAGCCGAAGTCGACGGGGCGCTTCGAGCAGGGCGGCAAGTGCGGGCCGACCGCGCTCGCGAACATGCTCCGCCTCCACGACATCGAGCTCTCGCCCGAGGAGGCCGACAAGGCCGGCGTCCGCTGGGTCGTCGGCACCCTGCAGTGGCAGATCGACTCGTACCTGAAGCGGAACCATCGCGAGCTCGGCTGCCGTACCTCCTATCCGTGGAACGGCGCGAAGGCGCTTCGCAACGAGATCGCCGCCGGGCGCCCCGTCATGGTCTGGTACAACACCGACGGCGCGCTGACCTCCCACTGGGTCGTGGCCGTCGGCATTCGCGGCAGCGGCAGCAACGAGAAGGTCATCGTGATGTCGTGGGGCAAGTACTACGAGATCCCGATGAAGAAGCTCGATGACGCCTCGAAGTGGGTCTACGGCCTCCGCCACCCGACCGTCATCTGCAGCGCGACGACCGACAACGTCGTCCGCTGA
- a CDS encoding DUF4156 domain-containing protein yields MPTRSLLLLAAVALTACATKPISPAGARVTASEMPPPPSCTALGEVKGRAGGQVTGQFVDGDALVGAALDDVRNEAGALGADYVYVGKPQYGVYFGSVRSASFGGRAYRCSDPAVATDARARSSDRRSFATDPSSARW; encoded by the coding sequence ATGCCGACGCGCTCTCTCCTCCTCCTCGCCGCGGTTGCGCTGACCGCCTGCGCGACGAAGCCGATCTCTCCCGCCGGCGCCCGCGTCACCGCGAGCGAGATGCCGCCGCCGCCGAGCTGCACCGCGCTCGGCGAGGTGAAAGGACGCGCCGGCGGCCAGGTCACGGGCCAGTTCGTCGACGGCGACGCCCTCGTCGGCGCCGCGCTGGACGACGTGCGGAACGAAGCGGGCGCCTTGGGCGCAGACTACGTCTACGTCGGCAAGCCGCAGTACGGCGTGTACTTCGGGTCCGTCCGCTCGGCGTCCTTCGGCGGCCGCGCCTACCGCTGCTCGGACCCCGCCGTCGCTACGGACGCTCGAGCTCGATCGTCAGATCGACGATCTTTCGCGACGGATCCATCGTCGGCTCGATGGTGA
- a CDS encoding ABC transporter substrate-binding protein produces the protein MSCSRAHEDEIPIGAFLSLSGPDSTFGSDTRKGIDLAVQEINAAGGLKGKKVRVIYEDDKSTTFEATQKVRQLIDRDKVVALIGEVASSRSLVGGLIATKGKTPMITPSSTAVEVTQNREWVFRTCFTDEQQGKVAARFITNELHKTRAAVFFTAQDTYSSGLAKSFAAEMRRLGGAIVAEKGYPKGETSFRTFLSEIKAASPEIIFVPNYYNEMVFVGRHASELGIPGSMFFGGDGWDSATLTDGAGKELEGAHFTNHYAPDVPWENSKRFYAAFNAKYNHPPTSLAAQGYDSARVLFDAIDRAPAVTREDIRRALGETKDFHGATGTMNFDEDRNANKPIVIVKIQDRKFVYAGTLEAE, from the coding sequence TTGTCCTGCTCGCGGGCGCACGAGGACGAGATACCGATCGGGGCGTTCCTCTCCCTCTCGGGGCCGGACTCGACGTTCGGCTCCGACACGCGCAAAGGGATCGACCTCGCGGTGCAGGAGATCAACGCCGCCGGCGGCCTCAAGGGCAAGAAGGTCCGCGTCATCTACGAGGACGACAAGTCGACGACGTTCGAGGCGACGCAGAAGGTCCGCCAGCTCATCGATCGCGACAAGGTCGTCGCCCTCATCGGCGAGGTCGCGTCGAGCCGCTCCCTCGTCGGCGGCCTCATCGCGACGAAGGGCAAGACGCCGATGATCACGCCGTCGTCGACCGCGGTCGAGGTGACGCAGAACCGCGAGTGGGTCTTCCGCACGTGTTTCACCGACGAGCAGCAAGGCAAGGTCGCGGCGCGCTTCATCACGAACGAGCTCCACAAGACGCGGGCGGCCGTGTTCTTCACCGCGCAGGACACCTATTCGTCCGGCCTCGCGAAGAGCTTCGCGGCGGAGATGCGCAGGCTCGGCGGCGCCATCGTCGCGGAGAAGGGCTACCCGAAAGGCGAGACGAGCTTCCGCACGTTCCTCTCCGAGATCAAGGCGGCGAGCCCCGAGATCATCTTCGTGCCGAACTACTACAACGAGATGGTCTTCGTCGGCCGGCACGCGAGCGAGCTCGGCATCCCGGGCTCGATGTTCTTCGGCGGCGACGGCTGGGACTCGGCCACGCTCACCGACGGCGCGGGGAAGGAGCTCGAGGGCGCGCACTTCACGAACCACTACGCCCCCGACGTGCCGTGGGAGAACTCGAAGCGCTTCTACGCCGCGTTCAATGCAAAATACAATCATCCCCCGACCAGCCTCGCGGCGCAGGGCTACGACAGCGCGCGCGTCCTCTTCGACGCGATCGACCGCGCGCCCGCCGTCACACGCGAGGACATTCGCAGAGCGCTCGGCGAGACGAAGGACTTCCACGGCGCGACGGGGACGATGAACTTCGACGAGGACCGCAACGCGAACAAGCCGATCGTGATCGTGAAGATCCAGGACCGGAAGTTCGTGTACGCGGGCACGCTCGAGGCCGAGTAG
- a CDS encoding FecR domain-containing protein, translating to MDDRVSSVRAAPVDAPHDTALSELGSEVVSELDRAREASGAAARVRAKIATNIPPRLRAPVKRRVRPAAVVTSLALAASIVLAIGFGVARRGQTAAARMPEPAPPISFTVAGSTGPAKSFIAAATETPVQFSDGSELRLAPAARVRVTETASNGARVLVETGSMHVSVVHREQTRWAIEAGPYEVRVTGTKFVVAWDPAKNGLVVRMEEGSVVVKGCGDEEQRLGAGESLVVSCKDGESSESNKSIESSESEKVQDEEAVPDEPAAAPAAPAAKPKPADPTRAIVAHARAGENAEAIAAAEEHGYDATLGVLSGPELLLIANAARYSGKFDHANAALETARRRFPDTDAAAQAAFELGRIAMDVRRQLGPAGDHFEVYLRERPNGGFAREAMGRAIEARHGAGDDDRAERLAVRYLASWPDGPHAALARKLTGEKGSR from the coding sequence ATGGACGACCGAGTGAGCTCCGTCCGCGCCGCCCCGGTCGACGCGCCGCACGACACCGCGCTCTCCGAGCTCGGGAGCGAGGTCGTCTCCGAGCTCGATCGCGCGCGCGAGGCGAGCGGCGCCGCCGCGCGTGTCCGCGCCAAGATCGCGACCAACATCCCGCCGCGGCTCCGCGCGCCGGTGAAGAGGCGCGTACGCCCCGCCGCGGTGGTCACCTCGCTCGCGCTCGCCGCGTCGATCGTCCTCGCGATCGGCTTCGGCGTCGCGCGCCGCGGCCAGACCGCCGCCGCCCGCATGCCCGAGCCGGCGCCGCCGATCTCGTTCACCGTCGCGGGCTCGACCGGCCCCGCGAAGAGCTTCATCGCCGCGGCGACGGAGACGCCGGTGCAGTTCTCCGACGGCAGCGAGCTCCGCCTCGCCCCCGCCGCGCGCGTGCGCGTGACCGAGACGGCGAGCAACGGCGCGCGCGTCCTCGTCGAGACCGGATCGATGCACGTCTCCGTCGTCCACCGCGAGCAGACCCGGTGGGCGATCGAAGCCGGGCCCTACGAGGTGCGCGTCACCGGCACGAAGTTCGTCGTCGCGTGGGACCCGGCCAAGAACGGCCTCGTCGTCCGGATGGAAGAGGGCTCCGTCGTCGTGAAGGGTTGCGGCGACGAAGAGCAGCGCCTCGGTGCCGGCGAGTCGCTCGTGGTCTCGTGCAAGGACGGCGAATCATCAGAATCAAATAAATCGATCGAATCATCTGAATCAGAAAAAGTGCAGGACGAGGAGGCCGTCCCGGACGAGCCCGCCGCCGCGCCCGCGGCCCCCGCCGCCAAGCCGAAGCCCGCCGACCCGACGCGCGCGATCGTCGCGCACGCGCGCGCCGGCGAGAACGCGGAGGCGATCGCGGCGGCGGAGGAGCACGGCTACGACGCGACGCTCGGCGTGCTCTCCGGTCCGGAGCTCCTCCTGATCGCGAACGCGGCGCGCTACTCCGGCAAGTTCGATCACGCGAACGCCGCGCTCGAGACCGCGCGCCGCCGCTTCCCCGACACCGACGCGGCGGCGCAGGCCGCGTTCGAGCTCGGGCGCATCGCGATGGACGTCCGCCGCCAGCTCGGTCCGGCCGGCGATCACTTCGAGGTCTACCTCCGCGAGCGCCCGAACGGCGGCTTCGCGCGCGAGGCGATGGGACGCGCGATCGAGGCGCGTCACGGCGCGGGGGACGACGATCGCGCCGAGCGCCTCGCGGTTCGTTACCTGGCGAGCTGGCCCGACGGCCCGCACGCCGCGCTCGCGCGGAAGCTCACGGGGGAGAAGGGGAGCCGATGA
- a CDS encoding cytochrome-c peroxidase, producing the protein MPKRTKQTALLVLAGIASCSDTPSLGGEPESDLAIDPSLQPKLGDVVTQESPPPPISGGTLALARDEQLAVAADPDRDRVYVVDLAMLTVRHTVMLAPKAEPGRVALDGKGRAHVALRGSHELATIDLSTGALTLRAACVAPRGVAYDPRADAVYVACASGDVAVFSSAGADRRALLPRVGVDLRDVLVRDGALHVTEFRRARLLRVSAEGKPTASTDLTNTNVAWRAVKLDPDDDASPDVVVTQESSRGSVSTAPGGYGPIDNHERSFQCKDERGIVSARLWILDASCAEKQLASACSQSVSLPGAVLPVDVAANGREIAVVAAGNAFTEALSQVFVVPAKIEARGHQSCVDTVRGDVAGQAIALGFDSLDRLIVQTREPARLHVMTDDRQRSVRSIDLAKGSRADTGHAVFHANAGGNIACASCHAEGADDGHVWSFDEIGPRRTPSLLGTTLHTEPFHWDGDMKDLDAIVEHVFQKRMSGPKLTAEQSSALARYMFALPPPPKMRSLEQAPARGAELWAERCASCHASSMLTNNETVDVGTHGRFQVPSLVGVAWRGPWLHDGCAKTMFERFDPACGGGLHGDLSGLDQAKIADIVAFMETF; encoded by the coding sequence ATGCCGAAGCGAACGAAGCAGACGGCGCTGTTGGTCCTCGCCGGCATCGCGTCGTGCAGCGACACCCCGAGCCTCGGCGGCGAGCCGGAGTCGGACCTCGCGATCGATCCGAGCTTGCAGCCGAAGCTCGGCGACGTCGTCACGCAGGAGAGCCCGCCGCCGCCGATCAGCGGCGGGACCCTCGCGCTCGCGCGCGACGAGCAGCTCGCGGTCGCGGCCGATCCCGATCGTGACCGCGTCTACGTCGTCGATCTCGCGATGCTCACGGTGCGTCACACCGTCATGCTCGCGCCGAAGGCGGAGCCGGGCCGCGTCGCGCTCGACGGCAAGGGGCGCGCGCACGTCGCGCTCCGCGGCTCGCACGAGCTCGCGACGATCGACCTGTCGACCGGCGCGCTCACCCTGCGCGCGGCGTGCGTCGCGCCGCGCGGCGTCGCCTACGATCCCCGCGCCGACGCCGTCTACGTCGCCTGCGCGAGCGGCGACGTCGCGGTGTTCTCCTCCGCCGGCGCCGACCGCCGCGCGCTCCTCCCGCGCGTCGGCGTCGATCTCCGCGACGTCCTCGTGCGCGACGGCGCGCTGCACGTGACGGAGTTCCGGCGCGCGCGGCTCCTCCGCGTCTCCGCCGAGGGCAAGCCGACCGCGAGCACCGACCTCACGAACACCAACGTCGCGTGGCGCGCGGTGAAGCTCGACCCCGACGACGACGCCTCGCCCGACGTCGTCGTCACGCAGGAGAGCTCGCGCGGCTCCGTCTCGACCGCGCCCGGCGGCTACGGCCCGATCGACAACCACGAGCGATCGTTCCAGTGCAAGGACGAGCGCGGCATCGTCAGCGCGCGGCTCTGGATCCTCGACGCGTCCTGCGCCGAGAAGCAGCTCGCCTCCGCCTGCTCCCAGTCGGTCAGCCTCCCCGGCGCCGTCCTCCCCGTCGACGTCGCCGCCAACGGCCGCGAGATCGCCGTCGTCGCGGCAGGAAACGCGTTCACGGAGGCGCTCTCGCAGGTCTTCGTCGTGCCGGCGAAGATCGAGGCGCGCGGCCACCAGTCGTGCGTCGACACCGTGCGCGGCGACGTCGCGGGTCAGGCGATCGCGCTCGGCTTCGACTCGCTCGATCGGCTGATCGTGCAGACGCGCGAGCCGGCGCGGCTCCACGTCATGACCGACGATCGCCAGCGGTCGGTGAGATCGATCGACCTCGCCAAAGGCAGCCGCGCCGACACCGGTCACGCCGTGTTCCACGCCAACGCGGGCGGCAACATCGCCTGCGCGTCGTGCCACGCCGAGGGCGCCGACGACGGTCACGTGTGGAGCTTCGACGAGATCGGACCGCGCCGCACGCCCTCCCTCCTCGGCACGACGCTCCACACCGAGCCGTTCCACTGGGACGGCGACATGAAGGACCTCGACGCGATCGTCGAGCACGTCTTCCAGAAGCGGATGAGCGGGCCGAAGCTCACCGCGGAGCAGTCGTCCGCCCTCGCGAGGTACATGTTCGCGCTCCCGCCGCCGCCGAAGATGCGGTCCCTCGAGCAGGCGCCGGCGCGCGGCGCGGAGCTCTGGGCCGAGCGGTGCGCGAGCTGCCACGCGAGCTCGATGCTGACGAACAACGAGACGGTCGACGTCGGCACCCACGGCCGCTTCCAGGTGCCGTCCCTCGTCGGCGTCGCGTGGCGCGGCCCGTGGCTCCACGACGGCTGCGCGAAGACGATGTTCGAGCGCTTCGACCCCGCGTGCGGCGGCGGCCTCCACGGCGATCTGAGCGGCCTCGATCAGGCCAAGATCGCGGACATCGTCGCGTTCATGGAGACCTTCTGA
- a CDS encoding prolyl oligopeptidase family serine peptidase, with protein sequence MRRLVALAVVFAAESAAAHETVSGVAVTPKKTERGWTFAAEGEAVLVPHCNGRGRVLVDGVVKDAGSKGPLVVRLGDETKPHDVTVEVKVSTYEKRIACSHAPRVGAIVDTRDGLQTIAFASPHVAPSTGQGKAGEAVLFVPGGHDWTKPSALLVGVHPWNSDPWTYAAYEELIDEAGKKDVVLLMPSGLGNSLYTADAEDEVMRAIDAVSAQIRIDPQRVSIWGASMGGAGATTISFHRPDRFAFVASYFGDSKYDLTTYVAGVLGGEAGARKVNALDHLENARHLPVFLVHGEADHTSPIRQSTMLYDAMKKAGFAVEFERVPGMAHEGPLVVKYIRRVVDRAALAAAPLHPARVSFRSIRPADTSAYGVTLVRASATRDAFVDVERKDDGVHVLAAEGVTEIRLAPGALGAKGEEPIVPGPGPAPVPVPVRWMKP encoded by the coding sequence ATGCGCCGGCTCGTGGCCCTCGCCGTCGTCTTTGCGGCCGAGAGCGCGGCCGCGCACGAGACGGTCTCCGGCGTCGCGGTCACGCCGAAAAAGACCGAGCGCGGCTGGACCTTCGCGGCGGAAGGCGAGGCGGTCCTCGTCCCGCACTGCAACGGCCGCGGGCGCGTGCTCGTCGACGGTGTGGTGAAAGACGCCGGCTCGAAGGGGCCGCTCGTCGTGCGGCTGGGGGACGAGACGAAGCCGCACGACGTCACGGTGGAGGTGAAGGTCAGCACGTACGAGAAGCGGATCGCGTGCAGTCACGCGCCGCGCGTCGGAGCGATCGTGGACACGAGGGACGGCCTCCAGACGATCGCGTTCGCGAGCCCGCACGTCGCGCCGAGCACGGGGCAGGGCAAGGCCGGCGAGGCGGTGCTCTTCGTGCCGGGCGGTCATGACTGGACGAAGCCGAGCGCGCTCCTCGTCGGCGTGCATCCGTGGAACAGCGATCCGTGGACGTACGCGGCGTACGAGGAGCTCATCGACGAGGCGGGGAAGAAGGACGTCGTGCTGCTGATGCCGAGCGGTCTCGGCAACTCGCTCTACACCGCCGACGCGGAGGACGAGGTGATGCGCGCGATCGACGCCGTGTCGGCGCAAATTCGGATCGATCCGCAGCGCGTGTCGATCTGGGGAGCGTCGATGGGCGGCGCGGGCGCGACGACGATCTCGTTCCATCGTCCCGATCGCTTCGCCTTCGTCGCGAGCTACTTCGGCGACAGCAAGTACGATCTCACCACCTACGTCGCCGGCGTGCTCGGCGGCGAGGCGGGGGCGCGCAAGGTGAACGCGCTCGACCACCTCGAGAACGCGCGCCACTTGCCGGTGTTCCTCGTCCACGGCGAAGCCGACCACACCTCACCGATCCGCCAGAGCACGATGCTCTACGACGCGATGAAGAAGGCCGGCTTCGCGGTCGAATTCGAGCGCGTGCCGGGGATGGCGCACGAGGGGCCGCTCGTCGTGAAGTACATCCGCCGCGTCGTCGATCGCGCGGCGCTCGCGGCCGCGCCGCTCCATCCCGCGCGCGTCTCGTTCCGGAGCATCCGCCCCGCCGACACGTCGGCGTACGGCGTCACGCTCGTGCGCGCGTCGGCGACGCGCGATGCCTTCGTCGACGTCGAGCGCAAGGACGACGGCGTGCACGTGCTCGCGGCGGAGGGCGTCACGGAGATCCGGCTCGCGCCGGGCGCGCTCGGCGCGAAGGGAGAGGAGCCGATCGTTCCTGGTCCCGGTCCCGCTCCGGTGCCGGTGCCGGTGCGCTGGATGAAGCCGTGA
- a CDS encoding RNA polymerase sigma factor, producing the protein MMSLSRPQTPPPLPRTSIVRELRPREEVPDAVLVAEVQRGAPGATTVLFDRYARHVERLVWSLLGPESESEDIMHEVFIRAFEGIHALEDATKLKGWLTGITVYTAREWIRRRTRRRWLRFMDEVPETPHVGASEEVNEATRATYAVLSEMNADDRVLFSLRYIEGLELSEVARACDVSLATVKRRLADVGKRFVNRAKHHEALRPWLEGGRWTTE; encoded by the coding sequence TTGATGTCGCTCTCCCGCCCGCAGACTCCGCCGCCGCTGCCGCGCACGTCGATCGTGCGCGAGCTGCGCCCGAGGGAGGAGGTGCCGGACGCGGTCCTCGTCGCGGAGGTCCAGCGCGGCGCGCCCGGCGCGACGACGGTGCTCTTCGATCGCTACGCGCGGCACGTCGAGCGCCTCGTGTGGAGCCTCCTCGGTCCCGAGTCCGAGTCCGAGGACATCATGCACGAGGTCTTCATCCGCGCGTTCGAGGGGATCCACGCGCTCGAGGACGCGACGAAGCTCAAGGGCTGGCTGACCGGCATTACCGTGTATACTGCACGCGAATGGATCCGGCGCCGGACGCGCCGGCGCTGGCTCCGCTTCATGGACGAGGTGCCGGAGACCCCGCACGTCGGCGCGAGCGAAGAGGTGAACGAGGCGACGCGCGCGACGTACGCCGTCCTCTCCGAGATGAACGCCGACGATCGCGTCCTCTTCAGCCTCCGCTACATCGAGGGCCTCGAGCTCAGCGAGGTCGCGCGGGCGTGCGACGTCAGCCTCGCCACCGTGAAGCGCCGCCTCGCCGACGTCGGCAAGCGGTTCGTGAACCGCGCGAAGCACCACGAGGCGCTCCGTCCCTGGCTGGAGGGAGGCCGATGGACGACCGAGTGA